Proteins co-encoded in one Candidatus Thiodictyon syntrophicum genomic window:
- a CDS encoding pilin: MKKYQQGFTLIELMIVVAIIGILAAIAIPSYQDFTTRSKVAEGLNLAGSPKASAAEFALNNGHWPASGVGSLGYQSPTTKYVRSIAVAGSHITITYAGTAGVVAGSNIIIAGSLNAGGAKWVCTGGNVNIRYRPSNCRP; encoded by the coding sequence ATGAAAAAGTACCAACAAGGCTTCACCTTGATAGAACTGATGATCGTCGTCGCGATCATCGGCATTCTGGCGGCCATCGCCATCCCGTCCTACCAAGATTTCACCACACGCAGCAAGGTGGCGGAAGGACTCAACCTCGCTGGCTCGCCGAAAGCTTCGGCGGCCGAATTTGCGCTCAATAATGGCCATTGGCCGGCAAGTGGTGTCGGGAGTCTCGGCTACCAGTCCCCGACGACCAAATATGTTCGGAGTATCGCCGTCGCCGGAAGCCACATCACGATCACGTATGCGGGCACCGCGGGCGTAGTGGCTGGCAGCAACATCATCATCGCCGGCTCGCTGAACGCAGGCGGCGCCAAGTGGGTGTGCACCGGCGGCAACGTTAACATCAGATATCGGCCGTCCAACTGCCGGCCATAG
- a CDS encoding glycosyltransferase family 2 protein, producing the protein MTPQILRMKPKPLVTIGMPVYNEAGFIRAALESLVNQDYHHRELIISDNASTDDTGEIARAFVARYPWMRYHRFAENRGPGDNFAFVRDQAQGDYFIWAAGHDSWSENYLSACICLLQSHPQAALAFGSTTWIDANGHPMTRETGWTDTRGMDNAARYFSVLWGNMNPILGVIRTDYLRDCPIINTVGSDLIILSYLALRGDFLHALDARWQRREFRQERRYADKLARYRTREFGLARGFFNRAFPLVRLPYELMRGVWRSSHPLTRRLSIAGLLIPTMFVRYLSGRQ; encoded by the coding sequence ATGACCCCGCAGATCTTGAGAATGAAGCCTAAACCTCTGGTCACTATCGGTATGCCCGTCTACAACGAGGCGGGGTTTATCCGGGCAGCATTGGAATCGCTGGTGAACCAGGACTACCACCATCGCGAGCTCATCATTTCAGATAACGCATCCACGGACGATACGGGTGAGATTGCCCGCGCTTTCGTCGCGCGTTACCCCTGGATGCGCTATCACCGCTTCGCTGAGAACCGCGGGCCGGGTGACAATTTTGCATTTGTCCGAGACCAGGCACAGGGAGACTACTTCATCTGGGCGGCCGGACACGACAGCTGGTCGGAGAACTACCTGTCGGCATGCATTTGCCTGCTGCAATCCCACCCCCAGGCGGCCCTGGCGTTCGGCAGTACGACCTGGATCGATGCCAACGGGCACCCCATGACACGGGAAACGGGGTGGACCGACACCCGGGGAATGGATAACGCGGCACGCTACTTCAGCGTGCTATGGGGAAACATGAATCCCATCCTTGGCGTCATCCGCACGGATTACCTGAGGGACTGCCCGATCATCAATACGGTGGGAAGCGACCTTATTATCTTGTCCTATCTGGCTCTGCGCGGCGATTTCCTCCATGCGCTGGATGCTCGTTGGCAACGTCGTGAATTCCGCCAGGAGCGGCGTTACGCGGACAAATTGGCGCGCTACCGCACCCGGGAATTCGGACTTGCCAGGGGTTTCTTCAATCGCGCCTTTCCACTGGTACGCCTGCCCTATGAACTCATGCGGGGTGTCTGGCGATCATCCCACCCGCTTACGCGACGACTGTCCATTGCCGGGCTGCTGATTCCAACCATGTTCGTACGTTACCTGTCGGGACGACAGTGA
- the rfbF gene encoding glucose-1-phosphate cytidylyltransferase has product MKAVILAGGLGTRISEETYLRPKPMIEIGGKPILWHIMKLYAAHGVNDFVICCGYKGYLIKEYFANYFLHMSDVTFDMRNNTMQVHEHHAEPWHVTLVDTGEDTLTGGRLKRVAPYVQDEDAFCFTYGDGVADVDITREIAFHRGHGRLATVTAVLPPGRYGALQLAGDQVTGFMEKPRGDGGLINGGFFVLAPRCLTLIENDQSSWEGEPLTELARQGQLMAFVHHGFWQPMDTLRDKNQLEALWDSGQAPWRVWC; this is encoded by the coding sequence ATGAAAGCAGTCATTCTTGCGGGCGGCCTTGGAACCCGGATCTCCGAAGAGACCTACCTCAGGCCCAAGCCGATGATCGAGATCGGCGGCAAACCGATCCTGTGGCACATCATGAAGCTCTATGCTGCCCATGGGGTGAATGACTTCGTGATCTGCTGCGGCTATAAGGGCTATCTGATCAAAGAGTATTTCGCCAATTATTTTCTGCACATGTCGGACGTGACTTTCGACATGCGGAACAATACCATGCAAGTACATGAGCATCATGCCGAACCCTGGCATGTGACGCTGGTGGATACCGGCGAGGACACGCTGACGGGCGGCCGACTCAAACGCGTGGCCCCCTATGTGCAGGACGAGGACGCCTTCTGCTTCACTTACGGAGATGGCGTGGCTGACGTCGATATCACGCGCGAAATCGCCTTCCATCGGGGACACGGTAGATTGGCGACAGTGACCGCCGTGCTGCCTCCTGGACGCTACGGTGCCCTGCAACTGGCAGGGGATCAGGTGACTGGATTCATGGAAAAGCCGCGTGGTGATGGTGGACTGATCAACGGCGGGTTTTTTGTGCTCGCCCCGCGGTGTCTGACACTCATCGAGAATGACCAATCGAGCTGGGAGGGCGAACCTCTGACGGAGCTGGCACGGCAGGGCCAGCTCATGGCCTTTGTGCATCATGGCTTCTGGCAACCGATGGACACCCTGCGCGACAAGAATCAGCTCGAGGCCCTGTGGGATTCAGGCCAGGCACCTTGGCGGGTTTGGTGTTAG
- the rfbG gene encoding CDP-glucose 4,6-dehydratase yields the protein MIWTNKSVLITGHTGFKGGWLALWLNRLGAEVHGYSLAPPTEPNLFGVARVGAALASDIRGDLADLARLKTAFSNAAPQVVFHLAAQPLVRESYRDPLGTLVTNVLGTARVLEAVRGCESVRAVVLITTDKVYQNREWAYPYREVDALGGHDPYSASKAAAEVVAASYRASFFSETAGHPARIATARAGNVIGGGDWASDRLVPDCVRAFAEGEPARLRFPGSVRPWQHVLEPLAGYLRLAEQLVQPAGGPLARAWNFGPDAGSDATAGEVAMALARLWGAGARAEAGPDVEQPHEAGLLRLDSTLARSVLGWAPRWTLALALAQTASWYRAWLRGADMTAFCLSQIDDYEAAASP from the coding sequence ATGATCTGGACCAACAAGAGCGTGCTGATCACCGGCCACACCGGTTTCAAAGGCGGCTGGTTGGCTTTGTGGTTGAATCGGCTCGGGGCCGAAGTGCATGGCTATAGCCTCGCCCCCCCAACCGAACCCAACCTGTTCGGGGTCGCACGGGTGGGTGCGGCGCTGGCATCGGACATCCGTGGTGATTTGGCCGATCTGGCCCGGCTCAAGACGGCGTTCAGCAACGCAGCCCCGCAGGTCGTCTTTCACTTGGCCGCTCAGCCGCTGGTCCGGGAAAGCTATCGCGACCCGCTGGGCACCCTGGTTACCAATGTCCTGGGTACGGCCCGTGTGCTCGAGGCCGTTCGAGGATGTGAGTCGGTGCGTGCCGTGGTATTGATTACCACCGACAAGGTCTACCAGAATCGCGAGTGGGCCTACCCCTATCGGGAGGTTGACGCGCTCGGCGGACACGACCCCTACAGTGCCAGCAAGGCGGCGGCGGAGGTGGTGGCTGCCAGTTACCGGGCAAGTTTCTTTTCAGAGACCGCCGGGCATCCGGCGCGGATCGCTACCGCCCGCGCCGGCAACGTCATCGGTGGGGGCGACTGGGCTTCCGACCGACTGGTGCCGGACTGTGTTCGCGCCTTTGCAGAGGGGGAGCCGGCCCGCTTGCGTTTCCCAGGCTCGGTGCGTCCCTGGCAGCATGTGCTGGAGCCGCTGGCCGGCTACCTGCGACTGGCCGAGCAACTGGTCCAACCAGCCGGCGGTCCCTTGGCCCGGGCCTGGAATTTCGGACCCGACGCCGGCAGCGATGCGACCGCGGGTGAGGTGGCCATGGCGCTGGCCCGGCTGTGGGGCGCGGGTGCCCGGGCGGAGGCGGGTCCAGACGTGGAGCAACCCCATGAAGCGGGCCTGCTTCGACTTGATAGTACCCTGGCCCGCTCGGTGCTGGGCTGGGCGCCGCGCTGGACCTTGGCGTTAGCCCTGGCGCAGACCGCCAGCTGGTATCGGGCATGGCTGCGGGGCGCGGACATGACGGCCTTTTGTCTCAGCCAGATTGACGACTATGAAGCGGCAGCCTCACCGTGA
- a CDS encoding dTDP-4-dehydrorhamnose 3,5-epimerase family protein, with translation MTTTSRFEILNTPISGLHLIRRRPLGDRRGYLERLFCAEELRGLIPGRGIAQVNHSFTNRRGTVRGMHFQYPPHTETKFVSCLRGAVFDVAVDLRRGSTTFLRWHAAILSADNHQTILIPEGCAHGFQTLTDDCELLYLHTAAYQPSAEGGLNPRDPRLGIHWPEVLTEVSSRDTAHPLLTEAFGGLEV, from the coding sequence GTGACGACGACCTCCCGTTTTGAGATCCTGAACACGCCGATCAGTGGATTGCACCTGATCCGGCGTCGCCCCTTGGGTGACCGGCGGGGCTATCTGGAGCGCCTGTTCTGCGCGGAGGAACTGCGGGGGCTTATCCCTGGGCGAGGTATCGCGCAGGTCAATCATTCATTCACTAACCGGCGCGGCACGGTGCGCGGAATGCACTTTCAGTATCCACCCCATACCGAGACCAAGTTTGTCAGTTGCCTGCGCGGCGCGGTGTTCGATGTCGCGGTGGATCTGCGCAGAGGCTCCACCACCTTCCTGCGCTGGCACGCCGCCATCCTGAGCGCCGACAATCATCAGACCATTCTGATCCCGGAGGGCTGCGCCCACGGTTTTCAAACCCTGACTGACGATTGTGAGCTGCTGTATTTACATACCGCAGCCTATCAACCCAGCGCCGAAGGGGGCCTGAACCCGCGGGACCCCCGACTCGGCATCCACTGGCCCGAGGTCCTGACTGAGGTATCTTCCCGCGACACCGCACACCCCCTATTGACCGAAGCTTTCGGCGGGTTGGAGGTATGA
- a CDS encoding class I SAM-dependent methyltransferase — translation MKCRHCGADLKLPLVDLGSAPPSNAYLTESTLRAPERWFPLRVLVCEDCWLAQTEDFTQAHELFSTDYAYFSGFSRTWLAHCERYVNDMVMRLQLTAASQVVEIAANDGSLLQYVLARGIPCTGVEPTADTAAAARAKGIPIVAEFFGVRLAQDLAAQGLQADLAVANNVLAHVPDINDFVAGVALLLKPGGVATFEFPHLLRLIAENQFDTIYHEHFSYLSLTAVRRIFAANGLAVFDVEAHPTHGGSLRVFAQRAATGRQPCSPRVAALLHQEVAVGMTSASYYRGFQTRTDRVKDDFLAFLLDAKRRGKTVAGYGAAAKGNTLLNYAGVRPDLLPFVVDRNPAKQGKYLPGSRIPITGEERLRRTRPDVILVLPWNLKTEVMQQLAYARTWGARFVTAVPTLENV, via the coding sequence ATGAAATGCCGACACTGCGGCGCTGACCTGAAACTGCCGCTGGTGGATTTGGGCAGTGCACCGCCGTCCAATGCCTATCTCACCGAATCCACGCTGCGGGCACCGGAGCGATGGTTTCCGTTGCGGGTACTCGTGTGCGAGGACTGCTGGCTGGCGCAGACCGAAGACTTCACCCAGGCGCACGAGCTATTCTCTACCGACTATGCCTATTTCAGCGGCTTTTCCCGGACCTGGTTGGCACACTGCGAGCGCTACGTAAACGACATGGTGATGCGCCTGCAGTTGACCGCCGCCAGTCAGGTAGTCGAGATTGCGGCCAATGATGGCTCCCTGCTGCAATACGTGCTCGCCCGCGGGATCCCCTGTACCGGGGTCGAGCCCACTGCCGACACCGCCGCCGCGGCGCGCGCCAAGGGCATCCCGATCGTGGCAGAGTTCTTCGGGGTACGCCTTGCGCAAGACCTGGCCGCCCAGGGTCTTCAGGCGGATCTCGCGGTTGCGAACAACGTGTTGGCCCACGTACCGGACATCAACGATTTCGTCGCCGGCGTTGCGCTCCTCCTCAAACCGGGCGGGGTCGCCACCTTCGAGTTCCCCCATCTGCTGCGGCTTATCGCCGAGAACCAGTTCGATACCATCTACCACGAGCACTTTTCTTACTTGTCTCTAACAGCGGTTCGGCGCATCTTTGCCGCCAACGGGTTGGCGGTCTTCGACGTCGAAGCGCACCCCACCCACGGCGGCAGCCTGCGTGTGTTTGCCCAGCGCGCGGCGACCGGCCGGCAACCATGCAGCCCGCGGGTGGCGGCCTTACTGCATCAGGAAGTCGCGGTCGGGATGACGAGTGCCTCGTATTACAGGGGTTTTCAGACCCGCACCGACCGGGTCAAGGATGATTTCCTGGCCTTTCTCCTGGACGCCAAACGGCGGGGGAAGACGGTTGCCGGCTACGGCGCCGCGGCCAAGGGCAACACGCTGCTAAACTACGCCGGGGTGCGGCCGGATCTGCTGCCGTTCGTGGTCGACCGCAATCCGGCGAAGCAGGGCAAATACCTGCCGGGCAGCCGGATCCCGATCACCGGCGAGGAGCGCCTGCGTCGCACCCGGCCTGACGTGATCCTTGTATTGCCATGGAATTTGAAGACCGAGGTCATGCAACAGCTCGCCTACGCACGTACCTGGGGTGCGCGGTTCGTGACGGCGGTTCCGACGTTGGAGAACGTATGA
- a CDS encoding DegT/DnrJ/EryC1/StrS family aminotransferase: MKPRIYYTKPSITDLEIRYATDAAANGWGDHCYEYIARFEDGFKTHLGVDYAIATSSCTGALHMGMAALGIGPGDEIILADSNWIATAAPIVHLGATPVFIDILPDSWCIDPQLAEAAITSRTKAIVAVHLYGNLCDMDRLLAIGEKHGIAIIEDAAEAIGSVYHGRRAGSMGRFGAFSFHGTKTVTTGEGGMFVTNDAALYERVLTLSNHGRARGQTKQFWPDMVGFKYKISNIQAAIGCAQMERIEELIARKRQILAYYRERMKNLPGHHMNPEPAGTINGAWMPTVVFDEETGIGRERIQAAFAKDNIDARVFFQPLSSLPFFQEQPRNYFAFAVPARAINLPSFHDMSESEQERVIVVLQQICDA, from the coding sequence ATGAAGCCTCGCATCTACTATACTAAGCCCTCGATCACCGATTTGGAGATTCGGTACGCGACGGATGCCGCCGCCAACGGTTGGGGTGATCACTGCTATGAATACATTGCCCGCTTTGAAGACGGGTTCAAGACCCACCTCGGGGTTGATTACGCCATCGCGACCTCCAGTTGCACCGGCGCCCTGCATATGGGCATGGCCGCGCTTGGTATCGGCCCAGGCGACGAAATCATCCTTGCCGACAGCAACTGGATCGCTACGGCTGCCCCGATTGTGCATCTCGGTGCCACGCCCGTGTTCATCGATATTCTGCCCGACAGTTGGTGTATCGACCCACAACTTGCCGAGGCGGCTATTACCTCCCGCACGAAAGCAATCGTTGCCGTCCACCTATATGGCAACCTCTGCGACATGGACCGTCTGTTGGCGATCGGCGAGAAGCACGGGATTGCGATTATCGAGGATGCCGCCGAGGCGATTGGGTCCGTGTATCACGGCAGGCGCGCAGGTAGCATGGGTCGTTTCGGCGCTTTCTCGTTCCATGGGACCAAGACAGTGACAACGGGCGAGGGGGGCATGTTTGTTACCAACGACGCCGCCCTCTACGAACGCGTCCTTACCCTGAGTAATCATGGGCGCGCGCGCGGCCAGACAAAACAGTTCTGGCCCGACATGGTTGGCTTCAAATACAAGATATCCAATATCCAGGCCGCTATCGGGTGTGCGCAGATGGAGCGGATCGAGGAACTGATCGCGCGGAAACGCCAAATACTCGCCTATTATCGTGAGCGTATGAAAAACCTGCCGGGCCATCACATGAATCCGGAGCCTGCGGGAACGATAAATGGGGCATGGATGCCGACCGTTGTATTCGATGAAGAGACCGGCATTGGACGTGAAAGGATACAGGCTGCGTTCGCCAAGGACAATATCGATGCCCGCGTCTTTTTTCAGCCACTATCAAGTTTGCCGTTTTTTCAGGAGCAGCCGCGAAATTACTTCGCCTTTGCTGTTCCCGCACGCGCCATCAACCTCCCAAGCTTCCATGATATGAGCGAGTCAGAGCAGGAGCGGGTGATCGTGGTGTTACAGCAGATTTGTGATGCTTGA
- a CDS encoding acetyltransferase, with protein MLEITRYVLWGSAGHAKVLASLINLRGGIVVALFDNDPQAEPALSGVPLYFGLEGLKRWADDQATPHSFRGIAAIGGARGRERVVIHQHFRDHGIQVTSLIHPSASVCGTASIGHGTQVLAHALVAADACVGEACILNHRAAADHECVLGNGVHLAPASTLCGCVEVGDNVLVGAGAVVLPRLVIGKDTIIGAGAVVTRNIPEGVVVAGNPARMVRINVSKSP; from the coding sequence ATGCTTGAGATCACTCGCTATGTGTTATGGGGTAGCGCCGGACATGCGAAGGTGCTTGCTTCTTTAATAAATCTGCGAGGTGGAATCGTAGTCGCCCTGTTCGATAACGACCCTCAGGCCGAACCGGCCTTGTCCGGTGTGCCATTATATTTCGGTCTTGAAGGACTGAAACGCTGGGCCGATGATCAAGCGACCCCTCATTCGTTTCGCGGCATTGCGGCAATCGGCGGCGCACGAGGGAGAGAGCGGGTGGTCATACATCAACATTTTCGAGATCACGGAATCCAGGTCACCTCCCTGATACATCCGAGTGCTTCGGTGTGTGGAACAGCATCGATTGGTCACGGTACTCAGGTTCTCGCGCACGCATTGGTCGCAGCGGATGCTTGCGTCGGCGAGGCTTGTATTCTCAACCATCGCGCTGCCGCGGACCATGAATGCGTCCTCGGCAACGGGGTACATTTGGCGCCGGCATCAACTCTTTGTGGCTGCGTGGAAGTTGGCGACAACGTCTTGGTCGGAGCGGGGGCAGTCGTATTGCCGCGACTGGTAATCGGTAAGGATACGATCATTGGTGCCGGCGCGGTTGTGACCCGCAATATCCCCGAGGGAGTCGTCGTCGCCGGCAATCCTGCGCGGATGGTAAGAATCAACGTAAGCAAAAGTCCCTGA